In one window of Leptospira sp. WS92.C1 DNA:
- the rlmB gene encoding 23S rRNA (guanosine(2251)-2'-O)-methyltransferase RlmB: MEKKIARQEYIFGKRTLIELTEAHQGKEHSFPFIELYVKENSGTEITEKILKKLPSFVKVHKVSTAKLDALVPGRNHQGLVALKAIKQTTDKKNLEEFLSEKPGAFLILDRIQDPGNLGNILRTAECFGIRNIILPDRESAGITPVVEKVSSGALSFLRIFTVKNLANTLELFKDNGYWIVSTSDRGIEDWSKLPETKELAILMGNEGEGVKRILMEKSDFVLRIPMHGNLSSLNVTVATGVVLDRIVNRK; this comes from the coding sequence CTGGAGAAGAAAATAGCCAGACAGGAATACATATTCGGAAAGAGAACTCTGATCGAACTGACGGAGGCGCATCAGGGAAAGGAACATTCTTTTCCCTTTATCGAGTTGTATGTAAAAGAAAATTCGGGAACCGAGATCACCGAAAAAATTCTAAAAAAACTTCCCTCATTTGTAAAAGTTCATAAAGTCTCGACCGCAAAGTTAGACGCTCTTGTCCCCGGAAGAAATCATCAAGGCCTCGTCGCACTCAAAGCGATAAAACAAACCACGGATAAGAAAAATCTGGAAGAATTTCTTTCCGAAAAACCGGGGGCCTTTCTCATTCTGGACCGAATCCAAGATCCCGGAAATTTGGGGAATATTTTGAGAACCGCGGAATGTTTCGGGATTCGGAACATCATTCTTCCCGATCGAGAATCCGCGGGGATCACACCCGTTGTGGAAAAAGTCTCCTCGGGTGCTCTTTCTTTTTTAAGAATTTTTACGGTCAAAAACCTAGCCAATACTCTCGAACTTTTCAAAGACAACGGTTATTGGATCGTTTCCACAAGCGATCGTGGAATCGAAGACTGGTCCAAACTGCCGGAAACAAAGGAATTGGCGATTTTGATGGGAAACGAAGGAGAAGGAGTCAAACGGATTCTCATGGAAAAATCCGATTTTGTTCTTCGAATTCCGATGCACGGAAATCTTTCCTCGCTAAACGTAACCGTCGCAACAGGCGTCGTTCTCGACCGGATCGTAAATCGGAAATAA
- the cysS gene encoding cysteine--tRNA ligase → MIEIYFHNSLSGKKEKFSPANPNKVTVYSCGPTVYNYAHIGNLRAFLFVDLLRRSLKLLGYEVEMTMNITDIDDKIIRDSIMSKQSIQEFTAPWTNAFFDDLEMVFAERLEHYPKATESIPEMIEIIQKLKEKGLVYEKDESLYFSIQKFQNYGKLSKIDTTGMKTGTRYDTDEYEKEDVRDFVLWKAPRVEGEARWETELGTGRPGWHLECSAMIRKVYHGGVDIHTGGVDLLFPHHENEIAQSEGAFPKESFVGTWLHSEHLLVDGQKMSKSKGNFYTLRDLLQQGLDPKSIRFLLISTHYRSKLNFSTDRITEAAGNIRKIQNCLDRLLELEPGYQPEKTFEFSLSFILTWKKEFEESLADDLNISKALAVVFESVKRINLFWNSKKNPIAQTQAKELIQLFYWYDKLLGVLDFTSKKDLIDSEIDSLITQRQEARKNKDFARSDAIRDQLLEQGILIEDTKDGIRWRRK, encoded by the coding sequence ATTCTCTCCCGCAAATCCAAACAAAGTCACCGTCTATTCCTGTGGACCTACTGTTTACAACTACGCCCATATCGGAAACCTAAGAGCGTTTCTCTTTGTCGACCTCCTCCGAAGATCCCTGAAACTTTTGGGATACGAGGTCGAAATGACCATGAACATCACGGATATAGACGACAAGATCATCCGGGATTCCATCATGAGTAAACAAAGCATTCAAGAATTTACCGCTCCGTGGACAAACGCTTTTTTTGATGATCTCGAAATGGTTTTTGCCGAAAGATTGGAACACTATCCAAAGGCGACCGAATCCATTCCCGAAATGATCGAGATCATTCAAAAACTCAAAGAGAAAGGATTGGTTTATGAGAAGGACGAAAGTCTTTATTTCTCGATCCAAAAATTTCAGAATTACGGAAAACTCAGCAAGATCGACACCACCGGAATGAAAACCGGAACCCGTTACGACACGGACGAATACGAAAAGGAAGACGTACGAGATTTCGTACTTTGGAAAGCTCCGAGGGTGGAAGGAGAGGCTCGTTGGGAAACGGAACTCGGAACCGGTCGCCCCGGTTGGCATTTGGAATGTTCCGCGATGATCCGCAAAGTGTATCACGGAGGTGTGGACATTCATACCGGCGGGGTGGATCTTCTCTTTCCTCATCACGAAAATGAAATCGCACAATCCGAAGGCGCATTTCCGAAAGAATCTTTTGTCGGAACCTGGCTTCATTCCGAACACCTTCTTGTAGACGGACAAAAGATGTCCAAGAGCAAAGGAAACTTTTATACGTTACGCGATCTTTTACAACAGGGATTGGATCCAAAATCGATCCGATTTCTTTTGATTTCCACTCACTATCGTTCCAAACTGAACTTTTCTACGGATCGGATCACGGAGGCCGCCGGAAACATCCGTAAGATTCAGAATTGTCTGGATCGTCTTTTGGAATTAGAACCCGGCTATCAACCGGAAAAAACATTCGAATTCAGTTTGTCTTTCATTCTTACTTGGAAAAAAGAATTCGAAGAATCCTTGGCGGACGATTTGAACATCTCGAAGGCCTTAGCTGTCGTTTTTGAATCGGTAAAGCGTATCAATCTATTTTGGAATTCCAAAAAAAATCCGATCGCTCAAACCCAAGCCAAAGAATTGATCCAACTCTTTTATTGGTATGATAAACTTTTAGGAGTTCTTGACTTTACGTCAAAAAAGGATCTGATCGATTCTGAAATCGATTCCCTCATAACACAAAGACAAGAAGCCCGAAAGAATAAAGACTTTGCCCGTTCGGATGCGATTCGGGATCAGCTTTTGGAACAGGGAATCTTGATCGAGGATACAAAAGACGGAATTCGCTGGAGAAGAAAATAG